The following coding sequences lie in one Neosynechococcus sphagnicola sy1 genomic window:
- the opcA gene encoding glucose-6-phosphate dehydrogenase assembly protein OpcA: MTTTPLVTLQKPKGISLDEIEAELSAIWHSQNGDKASLAPTRASTFSMVVYEPEEFQQLLAVLGFYDGPIDGIHGPLTKAAVEEAQKSYSLRITGRIDPATLARLREEVAKQPAERTKISNPNLRGFSISDAIAIQNPCRIITLCPTLGEDQGVTAQVSAYCPVQQSGSNLICCEYITLRGTKTALNQVGDLVASLLIPDLPKFVWWKATPNIEQDLFKRLVETCHCIILDSSYFTAPEAEFIRVQGLFDSGTSVADLNWHRLSAWQELTAAAFDPPERRSSLGEIDQVTIDYEKGNAAQALMFLGWLASRLGWEPTSFVPTGGEYDLKHITLMGKNQKTIQAELAAIPTAESGEITGDLIGLRLTSSNLDANCCTILCSETTGCMRMESGGSAQTCRTEQVTAINDQRAEFLLSQQLQRWGRDVLFEESLAVAVKILKLGH; this comes from the coding sequence ATGACTACTACTCCACTTGTCACCCTGCAAAAACCCAAGGGGATTTCCCTGGATGAAATCGAAGCTGAACTCAGTGCAATCTGGCATAGCCAGAATGGGGACAAGGCTTCCCTCGCACCGACGCGAGCCTCAACCTTTAGTATGGTTGTCTACGAACCGGAAGAGTTTCAGCAATTGCTTGCTGTGTTGGGCTTTTATGATGGCCCCATTGATGGAATTCACGGTCCCCTGACGAAAGCAGCTGTGGAAGAGGCTCAAAAGTCCTACAGCCTGCGGATTACAGGACGAATTGATCCTGCAACTCTGGCGCGGCTAAGAGAGGAAGTGGCAAAGCAACCCGCAGAGCGGACGAAAATTTCTAATCCTAACTTGCGAGGATTCAGTATTAGTGATGCGATCGCCATCCAGAATCCCTGCCGCATTATTACCCTCTGTCCAACCCTGGGAGAGGATCAAGGGGTCACTGCTCAGGTGTCTGCCTATTGTCCGGTGCAGCAAAGTGGCAGCAACTTGATCTGTTGCGAGTATATTACTCTGCGAGGTACTAAGACCGCCCTGAACCAGGTTGGGGATTTGGTCGCATCGCTGCTGATCCCAGATCTGCCGAAGTTCGTTTGGTGGAAGGCAACGCCCAATATTGAGCAGGATCTGTTCAAGCGGCTGGTAGAAACCTGCCATTGCATTATTTTGGATTCCTCCTACTTCACGGCTCCAGAAGCAGAATTTATTAGGGTGCAGGGGTTGTTTGATTCCGGCACCTCGGTGGCGGATCTCAACTGGCATCGCCTCTCTGCATGGCAAGAGCTGACGGCGGCGGCCTTCGACCCCCCGGAACGGCGGTCTTCCCTAGGAGAAATTGATCAAGTCACCATTGACTATGAAAAGGGCAATGCCGCCCAAGCGCTGATGTTCTTGGGTTGGCTGGCGAGTCGCCTGGGTTGGGAGCCAACTTCTTTCGTACCAACGGGGGGAGAGTACGATCTGAAGCATATTACCTTGATGGGGAAGAATCAGAAGACCATCCAAGCCGAGCTGGCAGCCATTCCAACCGCCGAATCTGGGGAGATTACGGGTGATTTAATTGGCTTGCGCCTAACCTCTTCCAACTTGGATGCTAACTGCTGCACTATCCTCTGTTCCGAAACCACTGGATGCATGCGGATGGAGTCCGGGGGCAGTGCCCAGACCTGTCGCACCGAACAGGTCACGGCGATCAATGACCAACGGGCGGAATTTCTGCTGAGTCAGCAGTTGCAACGGTGGGGTCGGGATGTCTTGTTTGAGGAAAGTTTAGCTGTGGCGGTTAAGATTCTCAAACTCGGCCATTAG
- a CDS encoding cobyrinate a,c-diamide synthase encodes MVEGVMGLFDGAAGQGDWASTAHIARLLHLPIVLVIDCAHLSNSVAAIAHGYRSFDPRLHLAGVILNRVGSDRHLQFLQEALAPLALPILGVLRRQAAITIPDRHLGLVPTDELPEFSQLIERLAKMGTDCFDWQQLRPLLATPRSSSTFTSLSSPLETKTSAVPPIRIAIARDRAFNFYYADNLDLLTALGAELIPWSPLTDTDLPPKIQGLYLGGGFPELFAATLSANHPARSAVQRAIAAGMPTYAECGGLMYLCAGIIDFQEQEFPMVGCLPSRAVMQQRLILGYRQATALQDSPLLTAGTCIWGHEFHHSSLHPQPTAPLYHLRGHERNSPTWEEGWRLEHLHASYVHLHWGGQPELPMRFVQHCRRYRRPSDQQP; translated from the coding sequence GTGGTGGAAGGGGTGATGGGTTTGTTTGATGGTGCCGCAGGGCAGGGAGATTGGGCCAGTACGGCCCATATAGCCCGGTTGTTGCATCTGCCCATTGTCTTGGTGATTGACTGTGCCCACCTTTCGAACTCCGTAGCGGCGATCGCTCACGGTTATCGTTCCTTCGATCCCCGACTGCATTTGGCGGGGGTGATCTTGAATCGGGTAGGGAGCGATCGCCATTTACAATTTCTCCAAGAGGCACTGGCCCCCCTAGCCTTACCGATTCTGGGAGTCTTGCGCCGTCAGGCAGCAATCACGATCCCCGATCGCCATCTGGGGTTGGTACCCACGGATGAATTGCCCGAATTTTCTCAGCTGATCGAGCGGCTGGCTAAGATGGGCACTGACTGTTTTGACTGGCAGCAATTGCGACCGCTGCTGGCAACACCGCGCAGTTCGTCAACCTTCACCTCCCTGAGTTCCCCCCTGGAAACAAAAACTTCGGCAGTGCCTCCGATCAGAATTGCCATTGCCCGCGATCGCGCCTTTAACTTCTACTACGCCGACAACCTGGACTTACTCACCGCCCTGGGTGCGGAGTTGATTCCCTGGAGTCCCCTAACGGACACCGATTTGCCCCCCAAGATTCAGGGCTTGTACTTGGGAGGCGGTTTTCCAGAACTCTTTGCTGCCACCTTATCAGCCAACCATCCGGCTCGCAGCGCTGTACAACGGGCGATCGCGGCGGGCATGCCCACCTATGCAGAGTGTGGGGGGTTGATGTATCTGTGCGCAGGGATTATTGATTTTCAGGAACAGGAATTTCCGATGGTGGGCTGCCTCCCCAGTAGAGCGGTGATGCAACAACGTCTAATCCTAGGTTATCGGCAGGCAACTGCTTTGCAAGACAGCCCCCTACTGACAGCCGGGACTTGTATCTGGGGTCATGAATTTCATCACTCTTCCCTGCATCCACAACCCACCGCTCCGCTCTACCATCTTCGAGGCCATGAGCGTAACAGCCCTACTTGGGAAGAAGGTTGGCGGTTGGAACATCTCCATGCCTCCTATGTGCATCTCCACTGGGGCGGTCAACCCGAACTACCCATGAGATTTGTCCAACATTGTCGGCGTTATCGTCGTCCATCGGATCAGCAACCCTAG
- a CDS encoding zinc-dependent alcohol dehydrogenase family protein → MKAAVMTAPGGPEVLQVQQWPMPILQHDRQLRVRIKAAGINPIDTKLRQRGTFYPDQMPAILGCDGAGIVETVGSAVERYRPGDGVYFCQGGLGSAAGNYGEYIVVDERFVAPKPSSISFVAAAAAPLVLITAWEALYDRGRLQAGQRVLIHAGAGGVGHVAIQLAKLQGAAVCTTVGSLDKADFVRQLGADHTILYKQTDLVPAVLDWTQGDGVDLAFDTVGGTTLMQTFPAVKLYGDVVTILEPAATTHWQVARSHNLRISLEMMLTPMLQGLIAEQQAQAKILEQCARLIDQGDLKIQVGQTFPLAEVGAAHRLLETGATKGKIVLNLDD, encoded by the coding sequence ATGAAAGCCGCCGTCATGACTGCCCCAGGGGGGCCAGAGGTTTTACAAGTCCAGCAGTGGCCGATGCCGATCTTGCAACACGATCGCCAGTTGCGTGTTCGCATCAAAGCCGCAGGGATCAACCCCATTGATACCAAACTTAGGCAGCGGGGCACCTTCTATCCCGATCAAATGCCAGCCATCTTAGGGTGCGATGGGGCAGGCATTGTCGAGACCGTGGGTTCAGCTGTCGAACGCTATCGTCCTGGTGATGGCGTTTATTTCTGTCAGGGGGGGTTGGGGTCGGCGGCGGGGAACTATGGGGAATACATTGTGGTCGATGAGCGCTTTGTCGCTCCCAAGCCAAGTTCTATTTCCTTTGTAGCAGCGGCGGCAGCTCCCCTGGTATTAATTACAGCCTGGGAAGCCCTCTACGATCGGGGGCGGCTCCAAGCGGGACAGCGGGTACTCATTCACGCGGGAGCTGGAGGAGTTGGCCATGTAGCGATCCAACTTGCCAAATTGCAGGGTGCGGCAGTATGTACCACGGTTGGGTCTCTGGATAAAGCTGACTTTGTCCGTCAGCTAGGAGCCGATCACACCATTCTTTACAAGCAAACCGACCTAGTGCCAGCGGTTCTAGACTGGACTCAGGGAGATGGAGTTGATTTAGCCTTTGATACGGTGGGAGGGACAACCTTGATGCAGACCTTTCCCGCCGTTAAGCTCTATGGCGATGTGGTCACGATTCTGGAACCCGCTGCCACGACCCATTGGCAGGTCGCTCGCTCCCACAATCTGCGGATTAGTTTGGAAATGATGCTGACACCGATGCTGCAGGGGCTGATCGCTGAACAACAAGCCCAAGCCAAAATTCTGGAGCAGTGTGCCCGTCTGATCGATCAGGGAGATCTTAAGATCCAGGTGGGGCAAACTTTCCCCTTAGCAGAGGTGGGGGCTGCCCATCGGTTGCTAGAAACAGGGGCGACGAAAGGGAAAATCGTCTTGAATTTGGACGACTAA
- a CDS encoding glycosyltransferase, whose translation MVRYTFKIPLPPLLFDGQLHLLSVRELSTGRVCGGSQLTFQYTVKIVGEVIGLDGAAICGWGMDEKSPHEPLTVKLLEGDQEIAVAIANLPQSAKGNVGFRLPLTADFFDGRPHLFSVIAAPSGFLIGQTAVIVPFMITPWHALQKYAGDPLPAFLAPTAHFRYQALLAHLATLSQQVGLHKLAPGAVNDEDNLDSRLPISQIEQMMQLSQLHHQILHGFEKRKTLEPMKVPKVVNPRVSIIIPVHNKCAVTYNCLAALLFAHNQASFEIIIVDDGSTDETLELPELIPNVTYVRHESAQGFIRACNHGSQYVQGEFVVFLNNDTEVTVGWLDEMLFVFESFENVGLVGAKLLYPDGRLQEAGGIVWGTGDPWNYGRLGNPQDPKYNYTRQVDYLSGAAIMVRQEVWQQLGGFDEAYCPAYYEDTDLAFRVRSLGLKVVYAPFSQVIHFEGLSSGTSTASGIKRYQEINKPKFKSRWFNAYRWNGEVGKDVDLQKDRGIDRRALFIDSQVPCPDQDAGSYAAIQEMRLIQSLGFKVTFIAESCAYLGNYTKNLQKIGVEYLHAPFFSSVNEVLERRGREFDVIYITRYNVAEKYLKTVKMYAPQAKILFCNADLHFLRELRMAIAQGDDSLLKKAIQTREIELAIMRDVDVTLSYNETEHAVIQSHNLGQSCIAKCPWVVDVIPQVPSFEKRQDIAFLGGFGHPPNISAVKFFVQEVMPLLHRHLPDLRFLIYGSKVTAEIEALQSDTVIIKGFVQDVAEAYNSCRVFVAPLQIGAGIKGKVIDALAYGVPTVMTPIAAEGTGIRHGIEAMIVDEPQRWAEAVMELYSNQVRWQAMSTAAQTFAQVQFSFEVGRSLMRKALEMADIFVSEDMQSLSLNRCQI comes from the coding sequence TTGGTACGTTATACATTCAAAATTCCGCTGCCACCGCTGCTTTTTGATGGACAACTACACCTGTTATCAGTTCGTGAGCTTTCAACGGGTAGAGTTTGTGGCGGTTCCCAGCTGACCTTTCAATACACAGTCAAGATTGTTGGCGAAGTCATTGGTTTAGATGGTGCAGCAATCTGTGGCTGGGGGATGGACGAAAAGTCTCCCCATGAACCCCTGACCGTGAAACTTTTGGAGGGAGATCAGGAAATTGCGGTGGCGATCGCTAATTTACCTCAGTCTGCAAAAGGTAATGTTGGATTTCGGCTCCCCCTAACGGCTGATTTTTTTGATGGCAGACCTCACCTCTTCTCAGTTATTGCTGCACCCTCAGGATTCCTGATTGGGCAGACGGCTGTGATTGTGCCCTTTATGATCACGCCTTGGCATGCACTCCAGAAATATGCTGGTGATCCTCTGCCTGCTTTCTTAGCTCCGACGGCTCATTTTCGTTATCAGGCATTACTGGCTCACTTAGCTACCCTTAGTCAGCAAGTTGGCCTCCATAAATTGGCTCCAGGGGCAGTTAACGATGAAGATAATTTAGACTCCAGGTTGCCGATCTCTCAAATTGAACAAATGATGCAGTTGTCCCAACTACATCATCAGATTCTTCATGGCTTTGAGAAACGCAAGACACTGGAACCGATGAAGGTGCCCAAAGTCGTTAATCCTCGGGTTTCAATCATTATTCCAGTCCATAACAAATGTGCGGTCACCTACAACTGTCTGGCAGCGTTACTATTTGCTCACAACCAAGCCTCATTTGAAATCATTATTGTCGACGATGGTTCTACGGATGAAACCTTAGAGTTACCAGAGTTAATCCCAAATGTGACCTATGTCCGCCATGAATCAGCCCAGGGTTTTATTCGAGCCTGTAACCATGGATCTCAATATGTCCAGGGTGAGTTTGTTGTTTTTCTCAACAATGATACTGAGGTGACTGTCGGTTGGCTGGATGAAATGCTATTTGTATTTGAGAGCTTTGAGAATGTAGGTCTTGTTGGTGCGAAGCTGCTTTATCCGGATGGCAGGTTACAAGAAGCAGGGGGTATTGTTTGGGGAACTGGCGACCCCTGGAACTATGGCCGCTTAGGTAATCCCCAAGATCCCAAGTACAACTACACTCGCCAAGTGGACTACCTATCTGGAGCAGCAATCATGGTGCGGCAGGAAGTCTGGCAACAGTTGGGAGGATTTGATGAAGCTTATTGTCCTGCTTATTACGAAGATACCGATCTAGCTTTTCGGGTGCGATCTTTGGGATTAAAAGTTGTCTATGCACCCTTTAGCCAGGTGATCCACTTCGAGGGTCTTAGTAGTGGCACCAGCACTGCCTCTGGAATTAAACGCTACCAAGAGATTAACAAACCCAAGTTCAAGAGTCGCTGGTTTAATGCCTATCGTTGGAATGGCGAGGTGGGTAAAGATGTGGATCTACAGAAAGATCGTGGTATTGATCGACGGGCTTTATTTATCGATAGCCAAGTTCCCTGCCCCGATCAAGATGCAGGGAGCTATGCCGCGATCCAAGAAATGAGACTGATACAATCCTTGGGATTTAAGGTGACATTTATTGCGGAAAGTTGTGCCTATTTAGGGAATTACACAAAGAACCTGCAAAAAATCGGAGTCGAATATCTCCATGCTCCCTTCTTTAGTTCTGTTAATGAAGTCTTAGAGCGGAGAGGGAGAGAATTTGATGTTATCTATATCACTCGCTATAATGTTGCCGAAAAATATTTGAAAACCGTCAAGATGTATGCACCCCAGGCAAAAATTCTGTTTTGTAATGCTGATTTACATTTTCTCCGTGAACTCAGAATGGCGATCGCCCAGGGTGATGATTCATTACTGAAAAAAGCAATTCAAACCCGTGAAATAGAATTGGCTATTATGCGGGATGTGGATGTTACCCTTTCTTATAATGAGACGGAACATGCCGTGATCCAATCTCATAATTTGGGCCAGAGTTGTATTGCTAAATGCCCATGGGTGGTTGATGTTATCCCTCAGGTGCCCTCGTTTGAGAAGCGTCAGGATATCGCCTTTCTGGGTGGTTTTGGTCACCCTCCTAACATCTCTGCTGTGAAGTTCTTTGTTCAGGAGGTGATGCCACTACTGCACCGTCATTTGCCAGATCTCCGTTTCTTAATTTACGGTAGTAAGGTTACGGCCGAAATTGAAGCACTTCAATCTGACACAGTGATTATTAAAGGATTTGTTCAGGATGTTGCTGAAGCTTACAATTCCTGTCGGGTGTTTGTAGCTCCGCTTCAAATCGGAGCAGGCATAAAGGGAAAGGTCATTGATGCCCTTGCCTATGGGGTTCCTACGGTCATGACCCCGATTGCGGCGGAAGGTACAGGGATTCGTCATGGCATCGAAGCAATGATTGTAGATGAACCCCAGAGATGGGCAGAGGCAGTGATGGAGCTATATAGCAATCAGGTAAGGTGGCAGGCGATGTCTACCGCAGCCCAGACCTTTGCCCAGGTGCAGTTTTCCTTTGAAGTTGGGCGATCTCTGATGCGGAAAGCTCTAGAAATGGCAGATATTTTCGTCTCCGAAGACATGCAGTCTCTGAGTTTAAATCGATGTCAAATTTAA
- a CDS encoding radical SAM/SPASM domain-containing protein: MVSLSIANVLPAIRNQDLEFRKYANLLGVLISRRERWNVVPGKPLDITVDLTTFCNLRCPYCVTGRGELERPTGILRVEGNENILNFCGFELFMCSYFSNGEPLLNKHLPELMTMASEKEVFTVISTNLSVPVGTKRLEALVDSGLNVVVASIDGTCETTYKKYRVGGDFNLVLDNLRTLVEIKKQRNREFPIIEWRFLVFEHNQHEMPEVLRKAEEIGVDLVEFFPGNAPPDPPPGSVRRNTLEKVPFATYGSYLVKSKARTDTLLRRRLLGQQESEGKLDFPSIQQKCDWLYFGGMYYPEGNVGPCCVVGNTETDFGSFSKEGGYEQIWNGDIYQSARQLFKTRDISSPSTVCHSCPMPSAQDQMFKNSLRAYLLNAPEWFLAIVSADPDRFFHPHDPLLLPREVIGIVMMSKEKISVSSEVTSRLFHLFKEHPGVLGIIRDIVEKHGWGD; encoded by the coding sequence ATGGTGAGCCTATCTATCGCTAATGTTCTACCAGCCATTCGTAATCAGGACTTGGAGTTCAGAAAATACGCCAACCTCCTAGGAGTGCTGATCAGTCGCCGAGAACGCTGGAACGTAGTTCCTGGCAAACCTCTCGACATCACCGTTGACCTGACTACTTTCTGCAATCTGCGCTGTCCATATTGCGTCACTGGCAGAGGCGAATTGGAACGTCCAACCGGAATTCTCAGGGTTGAGGGCAATGAGAACATCCTGAATTTTTGCGGATTCGAGCTGTTCATGTGTTCTTACTTCAGCAACGGTGAACCCTTGCTAAACAAACACCTCCCCGAGTTGATGACCATGGCTTCTGAGAAGGAAGTATTCACCGTCATCTCAACTAACCTCAGCGTACCTGTTGGCACGAAGAGGCTTGAAGCGTTGGTAGATTCTGGCTTGAATGTTGTTGTGGCCTCAATTGATGGAACGTGTGAAACCACCTACAAAAAGTATCGGGTAGGAGGAGATTTTAACTTGGTCTTGGACAACCTAAGAACACTCGTAGAGATCAAGAAACAGCGGAACCGGGAGTTTCCAATCATTGAGTGGCGCTTTCTGGTGTTCGAACACAACCAGCACGAAATGCCTGAAGTCTTGAGAAAAGCCGAAGAAATAGGCGTTGATCTGGTCGAATTTTTTCCTGGAAATGCACCGCCAGATCCTCCACCCGGCAGCGTTCGCCGGAACACACTTGAAAAAGTTCCATTTGCTACCTACGGTTCGTACCTGGTCAAAAGCAAAGCCAGAACCGACACGTTGTTGCGCAGACGCTTGTTAGGACAACAAGAATCTGAGGGCAAGCTCGATTTTCCCAGCATCCAGCAAAAGTGCGACTGGCTTTACTTCGGAGGGATGTATTACCCAGAAGGCAACGTTGGGCCTTGCTGCGTTGTAGGGAATACCGAAACAGACTTCGGGTCTTTCTCCAAAGAAGGTGGATACGAGCAAATTTGGAATGGCGATATCTACCAATCTGCGCGCCAACTGTTCAAGACCAGGGACATCTCATCACCATCGACTGTATGCCATAGTTGTCCCATGCCATCGGCACAAGACCAAATGTTCAAAAACTCCTTGCGTGCCTATTTGCTCAACGCACCCGAATGGTTTCTGGCTATTGTTTCGGCAGATCCAGATCGCTTTTTTCATCCCCACGATCCACTTCTGTTGCCGCGCGAGGTGATCGGAATTGTGATGATGAGCAAAGAGAAAATTTCCGTATCTTCAGAAGTAACGTCGCGCCTGTTTCACCTGTTCAAGGAGCATCCTGGTGTGTTAGGCATCATTCGAGATATTGTTGAGAAGCATGGCTGGGGTGATTGA
- a CDS encoding tetratricopeptide repeat protein, producing MQIKKGQSLPHKITLEKYLNTADEMLSQGKLEQAAVAYQQVIQLDPNSAQAHHNLGNIQTLLEEWHKAQQCYSSAIEIDPDNFWLYFNLGHVLRQQQKWTAALAAYKKAVILDSQNAWAVYYLGDVLRHLEQWELAVNSYEQALQLDNDQFSFFYSLGESLLIIDRCEEAANAFSQAINLKPDFEWSFANLSKAFTKLEQLGPAELNAYKKALALTSQYSKQKPFINNEIQLKLEKLKQLPDQNNHLFDGGIAYISGNFIVGWIITSNSHSEFCDVRLRIETEIISSASANLSRKEIPEIPEDRNDRCWFKLQIPDSYLTGQEYVFEVLTPDEKILDQPIQYKFFLKGNLDIIQRHHIAGWVLDPQSNHSVEIDIYIDNNRYISIPANLKRLDVTEAFGCGFDLSTPIANHSFQSVLITLKDSNIPILDTPKFLFSPVGAISTLYKLGNTVRAGSGDFLQIEKNWILNHLFPDLITSFRNSVRDGGESILTFHPNQDIHSKLLSASKSPVVDVIIPIYKNYVITKICIESVLNSKNETPLNLVAINDESPDPEIWLYLEDLANQGKIQLLINHSNKGFVHSVNRGMSLSNDRDVVLLNSDAIVVDYWLDRLRKAAYSSSNIASATPISNHASIFSYPRMAEEVEQMPEEIDAQEIDNICTLVNKDFLVDVPTNHGFCCFLRRETLTQVGLFDEQKWEKGYGEEVDWSQRSLRLGWRHVAVPGIFIHHVGSQSFSENKLQAISNALTKIASEYPEFDAIVHDFIKADPLAKYRRKIDIERLKRTAQYYILFIAHDLGGGTYRHISDMSEQLQTEGYPVVCLAPEKDGWIKLITLGGIDIHSRYWIADPVELQTLLNDLALINVFHIHVHSTIGFGDEEIVWKIISEAKIPYDITVHDYQSICPRVNLAVDGKYCGEPVESACNICILQNGTYNDEGIKNLSAKLKTIAQWRSYYLSKMNLARKIFVPSHDTKARLLKYFPSLEIDVRPHLEKFRDLTLKSLLSADPEVPYRIAIIGAISEIKGHYFLRDCAKYALKYNYPLEFIVFGHTKDDSEFEYLSNVHILGKYANFNELKLAVEANPCNIAAFFSTWPETYSYTLSEALSLGFIPVSLNIGAISERVQEIEGSILIDIDEALDQVINKLIQAAQFSQRHQVSYTFGNSHYYPSLFSDYYEFKKPVSGL from the coding sequence ATGCAAATAAAAAAGGGTCAGAGCTTGCCTCACAAAATCACCTTAGAAAAATACCTCAACACTGCCGATGAGATGCTATCCCAGGGAAAACTTGAGCAGGCAGCAGTAGCTTATCAGCAGGTAATTCAGTTAGACCCTAATTCAGCGCAAGCACATCACAATTTAGGGAACATTCAGACATTGTTGGAAGAGTGGCACAAAGCCCAGCAATGTTATTCTAGTGCAATTGAAATTGACCCGGATAACTTCTGGTTGTATTTTAATTTAGGCCATGTACTGCGGCAGCAACAAAAATGGACAGCGGCACTAGCAGCCTATAAGAAAGCTGTGATCCTTGACTCACAGAACGCTTGGGCAGTTTACTATCTGGGTGATGTTCTACGTCACTTAGAACAATGGGAATTAGCAGTTAACTCATATGAGCAGGCATTACAGCTTGACAATGATCAGTTCAGTTTTTTTTATTCTCTGGGGGAGTCTCTGCTGATCATAGATCGGTGTGAAGAAGCTGCTAATGCCTTCAGTCAAGCAATCAATCTCAAGCCAGACTTCGAATGGAGCTTTGCCAATTTATCCAAAGCATTTACTAAATTGGAACAGTTGGGACCAGCAGAGTTGAATGCTTACAAAAAAGCACTTGCTTTGACATCTCAATACTCAAAGCAGAAACCATTTATCAACAATGAAATACAGTTGAAATTAGAAAAACTTAAACAACTGCCAGACCAAAATAATCATTTATTTGATGGTGGAATCGCGTATATTTCAGGAAACTTTATTGTGGGGTGGATTATTACTAGCAACTCACACTCAGAATTCTGTGATGTTCGACTAAGAATCGAGACTGAAATTATTAGTTCTGCTAGCGCTAATTTATCAAGAAAAGAAATCCCAGAAATTCCTGAAGATAGAAATGACCGTTGCTGGTTCAAATTACAAATACCTGATTCATATTTAACCGGTCAAGAATATGTGTTTGAAGTTCTTACTCCAGATGAGAAAATATTGGATCAGCCAATTCAATACAAGTTTTTTCTTAAGGGAAATCTCGATATTATTCAAAGGCACCATATCGCTGGTTGGGTATTAGATCCACAAAGTAATCACTCAGTTGAAATAGATATATATATTGACAATAATAGATATATTTCGATCCCTGCAAATCTCAAACGATTGGATGTCACTGAGGCATTTGGATGTGGCTTTGACCTTTCAACTCCAATTGCTAATCACAGTTTCCAAAGTGTTCTCATTACATTAAAAGATTCAAATATACCTATACTTGATACGCCGAAATTTTTATTTTCCCCTGTAGGTGCGATTAGCACCCTATACAAGTTGGGAAATACTGTCCGAGCAGGTTCTGGTGATTTTTTACAGATTGAAAAGAACTGGATACTAAATCATTTGTTTCCCGATCTGATTACAAGTTTTAGAAACTCTGTTAGGGATGGAGGAGAATCAATTTTAACTTTCCACCCTAACCAAGACATTCACAGCAAACTTCTAAGTGCCAGCAAATCTCCTGTTGTAGATGTCATTATCCCAATTTATAAAAACTATGTAATTACCAAGATTTGTATTGAAAGTGTCTTGAATTCAAAGAATGAAACACCTCTTAATTTGGTTGCCATCAATGATGAAAGTCCAGACCCGGAAATTTGGCTATATCTTGAAGATCTAGCCAATCAAGGCAAGATACAACTACTCATCAATCACTCTAACAAAGGCTTTGTTCATAGTGTAAATCGTGGCATGAGTCTGAGCAATGATAGAGATGTTGTGCTCTTAAACTCAGATGCCATTGTTGTTGACTATTGGTTAGATAGACTAAGGAAAGCTGCCTATTCCTCATCTAATATTGCCTCTGCGACTCCCATAAGCAATCATGCTTCTATCTTTAGTTATCCAAGAATGGCGGAAGAGGTAGAGCAGATGCCGGAAGAGATTGATGCGCAAGAAATTGATAATATTTGCACGTTGGTGAATAAAGATTTTCTTGTAGATGTCCCTACGAATCATGGATTTTGCTGCTTTTTGCGTAGAGAAACACTCACTCAAGTAGGATTATTTGATGAGCAGAAATGGGAGAAGGGTTACGGTGAAGAAGTTGATTGGTCTCAACGATCATTACGACTAGGATGGCGACATGTAGCTGTTCCAGGTATTTTTATCCATCATGTTGGCAGTCAATCTTTTTCTGAAAATAAACTGCAAGCTATCAGTAATGCGTTAACTAAAATTGCTTCTGAGTATCCTGAATTTGATGCTATTGTTCATGACTTTATCAAAGCAGATCCACTAGCTAAGTATCGTCGTAAAATTGATATTGAGAGGTTAAAAAGAACTGCTCAATATTACATCCTATTCATAGCTCATGATCTTGGGGGTGGAACGTATCGTCATATTTCGGATATGAGTGAGCAATTACAAACAGAAGGATATCCTGTTGTCTGTTTAGCTCCTGAAAAAGACGGATGGATCAAATTAATAACGCTTGGTGGCATTGATATTCATTCTCGGTACTGGATCGCGGATCCAGTGGAGTTACAAACTCTGTTAAACGACCTAGCTTTAATTAATGTCTTCCATATTCATGTCCATAGTACGATTGGTTTTGGTGATGAAGAAATTGTATGGAAGATTATTTCTGAGGCTAAGATTCCCTATGATATAACTGTTCATGACTATCAATCTATTTGTCCAAGAGTAAATTTAGCGGTTGATGGGAAATATTGTGGAGAGCCTGTTGAAAGTGCTTGCAACATATGTATCCTGCAAAATGGCACTTATAATGATGAAGGAATTAAAAATCTTAGTGCAAAGCTCAAAACTATAGCTCAATGGCGAAGTTATTACTTATCAAAAATGAACCTAGCAAGAAAAATCTTTGTACCCAGCCATGACACAAAGGCTAGGCTATTGAAGTATTTCCCGTCATTGGAAATTGATGTTAGGCCGCACCTAGAGAAATTTCGGGATTTGACCCTGAAGTCCCTTCTTTCTGCTGACCCTGAAGTCCCTTATCGAATTGCGATAATTGGAGCAATTTCCGAGATTAAGGGCCATTACTTTTTACGTGATTGTGCTAAGTATGCTTTAAAATATAACTATCCATTAGAATTTATTGTCTTTGGTCATACCAAAGACGACAGTGAATTTGAGTATCTATCGAATGTTCATATTTTAGGGAAGTATGCTAATTTTAATGAGTTAAAGCTAGCTGTAGAAGCCAACCCATGTAATATTGCTGCTTTTTTTAGTACATGGCCAGAAACATATTCATATACTCTAAGTGAAGCTTTATCTCTTGGTTTTATACCAGTTTCTTTGAATATTGGTGCTATATCTGAACGAGTTCAGGAAATTGAAGGATCTATTTTAATTGATATTGATGAGGCTCTGGATCAAGTTATTAATAAATTAATTCAAGCTGCACAGTTTAGTCAGAGACATCAAGTTTCCTATACTTTTGGAAATTCACATTATTACCCTAGTTTGTTCTCTGACTATTATGAGTTTAAAAAACCAGTGAGTGGTCTTTAA